Below is a genomic region from Deltaproteobacteria bacterium.
CTGGGAAACGACTCCGGCATCACCCATCTGGCAGCGGCCTGCGGCGTGCCCACTATTGCCATCTTTGGACCGACCGATCCGCGAATCTGGGGCCCCAGGGGACCCCGGGTGAAAATAATTACCAGGAAGGAAGTCAGCCCGGCATACGAGTCAGCAACTCATATCAGTTTGCCATCCACTGAGCCACCTGCTGAAACTGAACAGGTACTGCAACAGGCTGAAAAGTGGTTGGGTTTTCATTAGAAAACATGTATGCTTCTCGACGAACTGGGCGGTTACAGGGGGCTGCCTTGCCTTTCTGGAGATCATTGAGAAAAGCCAACGAGTCAATTGCTAAGCTGCATTACCAGAGGAGGAAAGCGTGGCCGACTTGCAAAAGATGGTGGTAGTACCACTCGATGGATCTGAAAACTCCATGAAATCATTAGACTATCTCCATGTGATCTACGGGGGAGATCATAATATCGAAGTAATACTCAAGCACGTGCTGCCCAGCTTGCCGCCCGTCTTTCTCCAGGACGGCGTGGTGCCCAAGCAAGCGGCCTTGAAGCTGAAGGCCTTGAAAAACAAGTCTATTCGCCTGGCAGAACGTCTCCTGGCGGAGGGCAAAGATTTTCTGGTGAGCAAAGGCTTCCCTGAAGATCAGGTGAAAACAGTGTACCGGGAGAAAGAAGCAGGAATAGCCAGAGATATTTCAGCCTGGGCTGAGAGCAAGCGGGCAGACGCTGTGCTCATCAGCACTCGCGGCCGCAGCCGCCTGGAGACCTTTTTCACGGGCGAAGTTGCCGGAAAGGTTCTTGATTACTGCAGGCTTTGCCCCATATGGATTGTCGACGGTACAGTGGCTTCTAACAAGGTGCTCCTTACCGTGGACAGCTCTGAATACTCCCTGCGGGCAGTCGATCACGCCGGCTTCATGCTCTCCGGCACCAATTGCCAGGTGACCCTTTTTCACAGCATCCGCAACCTCAGAGGCTTTATTCCTCAGGAAGTGCTCGAAGAGGCTCCTGAGCTGGAAGAACTCTGGCAAAGCAAAATTGGCCAGGAAATCGCTCCGTATATGAAAGAAGCGGTGGCAAAACTCCTGGAAGCCGGCCTCCT
It encodes:
- a CDS encoding universal stress protein, encoding MADLQKMVVVPLDGSENSMKSLDYLHVIYGGDHNIEVILKHVLPSLPPVFLQDGVVPKQAALKLKALKNKSIRLAERLLAEGKDFLVSKGFPEDQVKTVYREKEAGIARDISAWAESKRADAVLISTRGRSRLETFFTGEVAGKVLDYCRLCPIWIVDGTVASNKVLLTVDSSEYSLRAVDHAGFMLSGTNCQVTLFHSIRNLRGFIPQEVLEEAPELEELWQSKIGQEIAPYMKEAVAKLLEAGLLESQITTRVINGSRNVANDILKEARSGGYGTIVMGRRGLTGVRELFMGSVSRKVLQDCRGPSGRQ